DNA from Daucus carota subsp. sativus chromosome 1, DH1 v3.0, whole genome shotgun sequence:
AAAACTGCAGGTTGTATAAACGATACCCGCATACTGGGCCACTGGGAGGGACCAGGACCCTTATTCTTGGTACCAACAACaatgtatttttgtattttatggGAAATTGGTTGGGACTTGGCAAATACTAGTACTTCATTTCTATGCCAgatgttttttccttttttgtgaTAAATAGTGCTACTTTATAATGTAATTAAGTTAATAAATTTGCATTTGATCAACCCTCTAATTTCTGCTTTTAACAATGGAATTTACTGCGCACGGATTCTAAAGAAGATGCAAGTTATGTTGGGATGACCTTCATTGTGTAGGCAAAAATGTCAACAATGGAagcatataattttcttttttcttaattAGAATTCGGGGTTGTGCAGAAGTGGTATCCAGTGTCTCAGACACTGGCAGAGAAAGCTGCATGGGAATTTGCTGAGAAAAACGGACTTGATGTTGTGGCAATACATCCAGCCACTGTCTCGGGCCACTTCTACAACCTGGTTTAAACGCGAGCTGCGCTGTACTTCAACAGCTTTTGCAAGGATCAACGGATACTCAGGAATACACTGGTTGGGGGCTGTTCATGTTAGAGATGTTGCCAGGGCGCAATTACTACTCTACGAACCTCCTGCTGCTGCTGGTAGATACTTTGCACCAATGGCATATATCATATCGCGATTTTGCTGACAAAGTTTCCAAGCTCTGTCCTGAGTTTGCGGTTCACAGGTCTATGTCTAGACTTGCATCAATTTTCTAGAAtatcatataattgtcatggagcAGAATCACTTGATAACCAATGTATAATGGTATCATACAATAaaactatttgaaaatatgataaAGCTAAGAAGAATTTGCAGGAATGGAACAATAATGCCTTTACGCACTGGTAGAAAAGCTATTCTTTGATTCTTTGCTTATTTCAAGTACTCAAAGTAGTCTGTACTTTAAATAGGGTTTGGATTATGCTATTTGTTTGATCATTTCTAGTGACGCATTATCTGTACTAATTAAATACAGTTTTACAGAGGAAACACAGCCCGGGTTAATTGCTTGCAAAGATGCTGCGAAGAAATGATTAATTTAGGACTAGTTTTTACCCCTGTTGAGGATGCTATCAAGGAAACGGTGGAGAGTCTCAAGGAAAAAGTCTCCTTGTGCAGAAAACTTGAATTTCATTAGCTTATCTGTGTACTTGCCAGAAGAAAACGAGTTTCCTTCTTGATGTAATCGGTCAAAAATTCATATACAGATTTCATGAAATTTTACCTAATTTAGAAATAATGTTGCACAGTAGTAATTTAACGTATGAGCGACTTGAGTTTATAAATTCTGAGATTTAGTTGAAGTTGACTTTGTACAATACTTCATGCTATCTCCTGCGTGTGAAAGACCATGTCTGCAACTTAAGGACAGTAAACAAAATACTCCGGAACTCGGGTTATGATTAATATTGATTACTATTTATATGTAGCTTTTAATCACCAGTAACCGAACAGAAAATCTTCTTGAAAGAAGCAGAGAGTGTAGAAGTAACAGATTTCAATTTGCATTCCACTGGAATTAGTACATGGTGATGGATACAGTGGGGATGTTCGATTACATTCTTGTCACCATAGCAGAACATGTCTAGGAAACTATGTTACTCTTTAAGCTATATTATGCTTTAATTGTTAGTCTTATTCTGTTCTCTAATGTACTTTATTATCAGGACATGAAAGACAGATTCTTTGTAAAGAACTGTGAGAGATGAAGATGGGAAGATAATGCACATGGAATGTTTGGTGACTTTGTGAAAGAGAGAAAAGCAAGAAAGGAAGGAGTTTAAAGATATGCAAGTTCTAATAATGAAGGGTCTTCTGGCATTCCATGTGCTAAATCATTTGGcccacttttttttatttttactcgtCCTTCGCGTCATCCCTCAGAAAGCAATCtgaatataacatatataaattcatcTCTGTTGTTCAGCATTGGTTCACATGAAAACGGACTGCAATGAGTACTTCTCCAGCACCCTGCAGTCGATCATGGTACGTTGCGTTATGATCTCTTTACATACCATTGGTTCAGGAACTTTCAAATATGATTCAATCTATCATTACTTTTACTCTACTATATGTCTGGTTTAGCTAGTACTGATATTTTTGGATTGAAAAGGTCTATAAGCAACGATTCACTGAGAAGGTATGTGCATTTTGCAAGTGAGAGCTGCATACAAAGCTGTTGTCAGCTTCAGACTGTAACAGGGTTGGAAATGAAAATGATGGATGGAAATTACTCGCATTTGAAACGGAGTTGAGATATCAACGACGGTCTGGCTCCTTTGACACATTCCGGAGTCGCTGGTTACTCAGATCAATCTCTCCACAACAGTTCATCACAGGGGCCAATGCTATTGATGCTGCAAAGGTTGCTATATTCATTATCCATATGTTTATTTCAGTATTTTGAGTCTCACTCTGATTTCATAATGAATCACAAGGGTCGAAAAATTTAATCTGGTAATCGACGTCGTCCTATGAATAACAGAGACTtttgtgttttcttttcttaataTATGATATTGAAAATTAATCTGTTCATGTTCCTTCACCAGCAATGGGATGCTGATCTGGTGGAAGCTAGGTACATAAAAGATCTCGAAGATAATCGGAGCATATACGACAAAATTCGGGGAGAGCCCAAGCCTCCTTTAGAAACAGAGAATTCATTGTGTATGAACGACGTGAAACCAGGGAAGATGGCACATGGTAAATCCTGAACTCGAAACATACTCCTCAGTCCTCAACCACATTAAATTCTTTGTACGAAAGGCAAGCAAGAACTTCTCTATGCATTACAGGTGGTTGCAGTAGCTTCACTCCTAAAGAGATAGCAGCAGGGCTCCATCCGAAACAAAACAACGCAATCAGAGGATTGTTGCTGCAGTCTGGCTGGGTAGTTGAAAAGCTCGAAAATGACTCTTGTATTGTCACATATGTTGCTCAGGTAACCCAAGCTTCTATCACAAGATGAGAGAAATTTTATGATTTAACCACCAGCTGCTGTATactcattatattttttttttcgtcTTTTTCGTATACAGTTAGATCCTGCAGGATGGCTGCCCAGGTTTTTGTGAATCGCTCAACACTAAACTGGTTATGATCATTGAAAACCTGCAGAAGCAAGCACAAGCTTGTTCTGTTCATGTTAGTACTTGATTTATTATAAGTCTGAATAAACAGATGGAATAAAAAAGAGTAATCTTCTAAAAACTCATTGAAAAATTTACCGCAGCCACCCATCAGTTGATATTAGATTAAATACAATATATCTAAAATTTACCAGGAAATTTGATATTCCTTTTCGGTATTCAGCTCGCTTGTAATTGCAATTAGATAATACCTCAAATCACACTGCAACAAGTAACAAATCTTACATAATTACACTAACTAAAGCACGGATGAAAAAAACCTCCCTTGTGTTCTAGTGGACGTCTTACTTGGGCCTAAATGTAACTGAGATGAGAACCACTATACGTGAAGAGACTCTCATTACTGACAGATTCTGTCACCCTTTTCGACACCTTCATAACTTGCAGAAGTTGATGCCGAATCAGCATTCGGGTTATACCAGCAAACTTCATGATGCTCTCGATTTCCTTAACAACGTCGCTCATTCAGGCCTGTTGGCTCCTACTTCTTCCACACACTTCAGTGCTAGCTCCACAAACCTCTCCAGACCTTTAAGTTCATGTCCAAAGGCGATCGCGGGATCAATGACTTCAGAAGGGTGTACAAACTTTTGTCTTATCGATAGCTTGTTTCACTTCTCTTACAATGTATTTCCCTTTCTCAATTGGGCTTTCTGCAGTCAGCAGTTCTAGTAGTACCACTCCGTAGCTGTAAACATCGTCTTCTCAGTCAGCTGTGAGTCATGTAGTATTCAGGATCCAGATAGCCCTACAGCAAAGAGTGTTAATATCTGCAACTGGATTTATCGGTTTATAATTATTAGTGAAGTTCAGAGTAAGAATATGGTTACAGATAAACATTGTTTACCATTGTCCTTTGACTGAGTTGTCACATGACCTTCTCCGCGTCACCCATTAGCTTGGAGAGGCCAAAATCGGCGACTTTAGCATTTAAGGTTCCGTCAAGTAAAATGTTGTTCGTTTTGAGTCCCTGTGTATGGGAGGGTCGGCAAGGTCATGGAGATATTGCAAACCTCTAGCGGCCCAAGGGCTACGCGAAGTCGTCTTGTCCAATCTAACCTGATCCCAGATTACCTGCCAAAGAAAGTGACACTTGTTGCTAAGTTAATCTGTATTTGAAGTTTGGCTGCAGTAGTTTATTTTATTACGTGCAGTACCTGAAAGACTTCCTTTAAAGTTCCGTTTGGGATGAACTCGTAGATCAGCATTTGTTCACCTTGCCAAAACAGAAACCCACGAGGCCGACAACATTCGGTGATGAACTCTAGAAAGAAGCTCGATCTCAGTTTTAAATTCAAGGCCACCCTAGTAGATCCTTGTTGAGCTCTTTTAATTGCAACAAGTAGCCCACCTGGAAGAAGTCCTCATAAACCTACAAAACAATGCAATTTTAGAATGGCAGAACATTCTTTTGTTTTAGGAAGGACAATTTGTATCTTTGATGATACATGACAAAATTCAAATAAGGAACAGACACCAAGTATAGTCCAAGAAATTGGAAGAGTTCCTTACCATTCCATAGCCACCGGATCCAATATTATTGGCTCGGAAAAGTTTGTGGTGCTTTTCTTAAGCTCTCATAAGAGAAATTTCTTGCTCTTTTAACTGAGGAGGAACTCCTCCACTGGTTTTATTAGAGTCCCAGGATGCTGAAAATTATCAGAATATACTTAAATTACTTCAGATGACCAGAATTAACATGAATGATAGCAGAGATAAGATGTGCAAAAGAGTGCCATGGTTACCAAATGGATTGTTCTTTTTGTCAGCTCTTTCAGCTCTTCTCTTCTGACGGTAAGCATAAACTCCCGCAAAGATTAATAAGAGCAAAATGAGAGAACCACCGAGTGCTGCTCAAATCAAAACGCCCATACTTATTGACTTGTGAGAATCAGTAGAAGATTACTGAAAATAAACATATCCATTCTCAAATAAACATAGCAGCACTAAATGCTGTTATGTAAAGGTGAAAGTTTGCGTGCATTACCAGGGAGGTACTTGTAAACATCAGCAAGGAAATAAAATGGTCCAAAACGTGTGGAGGCTTAAAAGTTTGGTTGCTGAGCATGAAGCCGATTCTTGAAATTCCTGTTCGGTTGAAACGCCAACACCAGAGGGGAAAACTTCCAGGTTTATTAAGAGGTAATTGTCCaaatttttgttggatttttcaGTGAAATTGAGTCCACAGGGATTAGATTTGTCTGAAGAACATGCAACATAGTATCTCGCAGAGATTCGTACATGGTTTGTTTGTGTAGTCTGAGAAGGAAGGAGCTCTGAAATTTAGGGTACCCGTGTATGGAATGCACATTGACAGTTTGGGCTGTTAATTTGATCAGCTTGACAGGCAACAGGTGCACAATTATTAAATTGTGTTGTGTACTGGACATGGGTGGAGGAACGGTACAGTAGCTTTCAGTTGCTCCTGATTCTTCACAAACCGGGTTACCAACAAGCCTGCAGGACATAATTCAATCTTATAAAAAGAAGCTGTAGGAACAAGTTTGCAGGAAATCATGTTCTCATCAAAGAGCCATTATAAGGAAATTAGAACGAAGAAAAGAAACAAGGACAGATAAATCAGAGGAAAATCTTACACTATATTATCGGTGTCCAGATTTTGGTTTTACTTCAGCTATTGAATTGCCTGCAGATCGACAAGTTTAAGATTACTGCTAAGCTGGATCCAAGATCCAAGGTTCCGTTAAGCTGGTTGTGCCTTAATATTCTGTGACATTATGATGGTTAAATTTTATGTAGTGACTTTCCTCTTGGTCAAACGGAAAAGATAGGTAAATATCAATGAGGTCACCACTTCATCAGCTACTCACATAGTCGTTAGTTGAGGAGCGCTGAAAAGTGCAACGGGGCACTCTCCTTGAAGCCCTGTCCGTTCCATCATTCGGTCATTAAAAAACTGGTATATTATATGCAGACCATCAATGGATGAGCTACAGCCAACTAGTTTTGCTGTAATAATACGTGACTGCAATGACCATTGTACCAAGAGATTATTATGCCAAGTCCTTTAGTTACTAATGAGCAACGTAGCATGTGCTTCACAGACAGTCAGATAATCATATTCATTAATACGATATGTTATTCAAGGTAATATAAGAAGAACCGTCATTTACAGAACATTAAAGGCGAAAACACTTACTGACAACGAAGTATGTCAAAGAGAAAATGGGAGGAGTTACAGTCAATTGGAAATGGCACAAAACCAAACTGGGTGAAAAGAAAGAATATAGTATGTGGACATGGTTCAAAAACATTAAAGCTCGCTGTTTTTaaatgtagctgacttcaacatTAGTTTTAGTTATTGTTATGTAGTATGAAACTATGAATGCTACAGAGTACAGGATGAAACTTAAAACTACTTGTTTGTGGTGCAGGAAATCAGTATGTACCTAATTGTATAGATGAGATAGAGAGTCTTACAATGTGGTCAAAGATGGTAATGTTGTAAACCAAAGAGGAACATCAGACACAGTAAAGGAGTTGTTGCTCAGATCCCTGCAGTGAGAATAAATTATACAAGGTTAAGTAACCACTCTCGGAAAACCTTATGGTATGAGGAAGCTTAATTCATTAGTTTAATAATTCAAGAATGCTAACATGGTTTAACTTTATTAGGTGTGGCATTTCGACACTGGCACCATATTTTGTGCTACATCCCTCTCCCAAAAGCAGTGGAGGGTGAAATGCACTTtacattttgaaatttttgtatatattacttACAGAAAGTAAGAAAGCTCATTTCACTAAGGTCGGGCAAGGGGCCAGTCAATCTATTGTTACACAAGTGCCTGAGAAATAAATCAAACATTCTGTCAATGATAAATGAGAAATTTAATGACAGATAGATACGATTTCATGGTTTAGTGATAAGGTTTTACGATTTTGTCTCTACTTACAGCTCGTTGACAGTGATAAGATTACTGATATTTGAAGGAATGGGTCCACTCAAGGAATTCCTGTCCAGGCGTCTGCAAGAAACAGTGACGGCAAATTTCAACATAACATACCAAgttcagaagaaaaaagaacACACTATAAGCTTTAATCAAGATATGAACAGGTACTTACACCACTTCCAAGGTGCTGACTAGTCCTAGAGTAGAGAAACTTCCGGTGATGGTTACTATCAAATAGCCTGCTTAGATTCAAGTAACAAAACTGTAAAACTTTAGTTCTTGCTACATTGCTACAAGTGACATTATAAGGAAAGTTAGGCCAGAGAAAATTCTGAATAAGTAAGCTTATCTACGTAATATGAACATTGTCATATTCACAATCGTGTTTGACAATATTTGGTTTATAATTCTTCTGATTTATAAGCGATCTAATCAGAACAGGTGGGCGAATTTGATAGAttcatatttcataaaaatgtaTTTCATATTACAGGAAGCAAAAGGGgagaaattagaaaaatacGTCATAACATGGTGTAAGAGAAAGTTGCTCGGAACATACACATGTATCAAGCTCATTTTTGAGCTGAAAACTTGGGTGGTATGACACCCGATAGCTGGTTTTTTTCCAAAGTGACTGCAAATGGTTGACGAGCATTAAGGAAAATCGAACTTATTTTTAACTGATTGAACAACAAAGATAGAGAACAAGAACAAAGAGAATCGTACAATGTTTTGCATGAACCAGCAAATCAAGCCCAGGCTTGCTCTCACCAGAGACTGGTATTTCTCCACTGAGTTTATTATCTGCTGATCCAACCAATAAAGCTTTGACAATTCCAATAGAGGCTGGTATATGTCCACTGAAGCTGTTCAGATTCAAAGACCTGCAAAATAAGGGGCAAAAAAAACTAAACTTCAGCCAAGTAAAGGGATAAGAAAGGTTTCACGTGTAGTTTAGCAGAAACTTCTGAAATCCTTCACCAACTAAAAATCGTGATATCTAGGATTGATTTCCTAACTCCAGACTTTTGCTTGATGtagtaaaataaaaattgtcatTTTTTTTCCCAGAGAAGAACTATTGTCATTCTCATTCTTATGCATGTTGTGGCGATTACATGTATGCAGTGTGCTTAAAGACTAGAGTTACGgcatatatatttagatatataataatggTATATATATTGTTTCATTTCCATAGCACatatagtaataaatttttCCACTCTATGGAAGAACCTGTGAGAGGATTTGAACTAGTACAAATTTTCTTGTGATTCTGTATTCGAAAAAGTAGGATACAAACTTATACAGTGATGCCCATAAGTGATACTGTGATTGTCGAATAAGCATTGAAAGCATAAGAACACTACATGTATTTTTATTGGCAAATGTCAACTCAATTTCTCATTCATGTGAGCAGTTTTAAGGAAGTAAGGCAGTGTTTATACTTCAATTGTGAAATTAGACAACAAGAAAAAGAAACCTCTCGAGAAGTAAAATGTGTCCTTACAGATAAACCAGCTCCTGCATAAATCCAATAGATTCCGGAATCAGGCCAGTGAAACCGCAGCCAACCAAAATTCTGTTATAAAGCCTCAAGCAGTTGAGGAATTTTGGAACAATCAAAACTGCAATTAAGAAACAATTGTCTACCAATAAGTAAACATGCTTACAAGTTTTTTAGATTCTTCAGATTTCCGATTGTTGTAGGAAGAGATCCTGTCAAATCCTTATTGTATGACAAATCTCTGAATCAAAAGGATCATAATCAGATAGATATCACACCCTGGAAAATAATTGTCTGTACGATCAACTCAAAATAGGTAACATTAATTTgttaaatatgttttaatttagCCACCAATGTGCTGCAGCTCTATAGGTTAAATTTTAATTGCATTCACTAAGCCAGCTTCCAGATTGGCCCTTAGACTTGAAAGGAATCATGAACAAAGGACTTACAGAATCTTCAGTTCAGACAGATTTGTGATGTCTCCTGACAGCTCACCTTTCAAGTTTGTGCTTGCTAATGTTCTGAAAATAGGATCGTGATTAAATCAATATGCATGAAATTGAAATTAGTGAACTCAGTTAAGCTATCAGTAGATGAACATCTTAAGCGAGCTCATACATGGATGTCACACGAGAATCAGTGCAAGCAATTCCTTCCCAGTTGTTTCCGCATGGATCCGAGCCTACCCAACTTGGCGGGGTGTTAACCCACTGACTCTTGATAGATTGCAGAATAGTGGCTGCAATGTAAATAGTATCCTAACATTACCAGTTCCCAAACAATAATATCTGCCAATTTGTCtaacattatatttaatattctaaTCTTCATATCTTAAGTAGCAGTTCATGTAGTAAATCTCAATTGTTAACACAGGTCGACCAAAATTCGAGTTTGAAGTACTAAATCAAGTGAATATAGATAGAAGAATATCCAATTACACCCATCATAAAAATCATCTAATAACACAAACAAAATTTTGGAATTAGAGATCATAACAACTTACAGTCATCCTGTGCTGCAATAACCAAAAACCGAACAAAAAAAACCAGAACATATTTATGAATAGTGTTATCCATTACTCCAGAAGCAATCTTACAAAGTCCACACCCTCAAATAGAAGATATTGAGTTTCTAATGTGCATGCCTAAGAAAAAGTAGGACAAGTCTGTTGCACAAAAGATCAGGCAAACAAGTTGTCCTAATGTCCTAACCTACTACATCCACAGACCTTAAAGTCAGTCAACTAATAGATCCACATTACACCTTTTCACTGGCATTACCCCACGTAATAATCCATCTCAAATACATATGATCCAGTTAAGTTCCTTTACCAACACCTTatgttgtgttcacttggatggaatgaaaCGAGAGGACAATGAAATGAAAATTGTACTCTAAATTGGGGCTAATCAGAggaaatgtatataatttttcgtTCTTCAatcatttcatttcaaactatctgaactagaaatctaacccacatgttcggaaaggaatgctcattccccTTCATCATATTTCCTTATGATCTtcaatcataaaaaatttactCACTCATATCTAGTCAGTATTGTCCCATAcattcttctttctccataaaatttatttataatctttcattccattctctcaTCATTCAATTTCATCCAACTAAACGCAATCTTAAAGTTCGGAAAGAGCGGTAACTTAACATTAACATGGTATCACAGCTCTTTCAACTGAGACGTATGTGTAATCAAGATGTATGATCTCAATTAAGTTCTTCTACTAAcaccttatgttgtgtttggtagGGATGAATGAAAGTGGAGGGAATGAaatgagatttgaactataatttagttgaatgtataataatttcatttcttCCACCATTCCATTCCTGACACCCTTAACTAGAGATCAAACCTTCCATTTTGAAGGAATACTTCATTCCTTATCATACCTATTTTCTACCCAAatcttatcatacaaaatttgcacttactcattttttttcaaagtccttCCTCCTGGGGGAGAGCACGGTGCggatcggtgcggttttagggtaaaaccgcaaccggaaccgcaagtgttcggtttttaaaattgaaaaccgcaaccgcaaccGAACCGTcggatcggtttcggtttcaaaaaacctcggttcggtttcaaacggttcggtttcggttttagaaccgcaataaataaaaataagaaacatactttcaaattaaattagtaGATAACTTATGTTGGTTCGATATATACTTCAAGTTTAATAACGAAccacattattatattatcggATTTAAACAAGATCATATTACAAATGaaacttatatattatgtggGGATCATGATGAAAGTAGATTAGCGACTCAATTGTAGTGATACTAAAAGAAAGTGCTCGGTGGAAGAACTAGTTCggataaaacaattttaacGAAACAACCTCAGCACATTTCAACCCCACTTCCTAGTAACCTCCCCCGTCTCATTTTACTTTGTTCATCAcatttatatgttatatataaatatttatataaattatgtgtaatatacatatatataaatataaataatatttatttttataatcggttcggttcgggtttttgcggttcggttttggcctaaaaccggaaccgcagccgttataatcggttcggtttttaaattttcggtttcgaatcggttcggttttaggcGGTTCGGGTtttatcggttttcaccggtttcggttacggtttcggtttcaattcaggttttttgctcacccctacttcCTCCTACattctattattttcttttatttttactcattccattccatttcattcaacccaaccaaacacaacattaaagttttatttccattccattccattcaacccaaccaaacacaacattaaagtTTTACGAGGGTTGGCGGCTAGTAACGAAACAAGTCCTAGTCTACAAATTCATAGCGAGACACAAGTGGGTATTTGCATCATTGATGGAACACGAATTAAAGTCTTGAAAAATGGTGGGTGGATTCACAGCAAGTTGATATAGACGTGGATTATACATTGATACAAGTATTTAATACCATGCAATAATACACACCTAAACTCTAAAAAGTTTATGATTCTACCGGTGATTCTGGTTTGTTTCATttcaaatatctttttaatacgAGTCGACTAATTACGAAACAGAACTAGCACCTTCAGTTTGCAACTTATGatttaatatgattaaatttctTATACTCACCGGTAAGTATGGACTATATGGTGGACTTGTGAAGGAACTTTAACTCTTGCCATTGACATAATCATTGCGACGTGCTCAGTGGGATTGGAATTAAGGGTAAAAGTAAAACTAAACTCAGTCGTCGTGACTTAGAAAGGCGTGAAAATGGTCGAAAATCACAATTTCCGGGTGTGGTGATCATTTCTAGCCCAATTGTCTTGGATATCAATTCTGGTGAGGAATCTATATTGCGGGGAAAAAATCAATATACATTATTTGGCCGTCTGGGTGAGCTTAGAATAAGTGTTTCtcgattaaagtaaaaaagtggaataaaaattaaaattaagataagacttataagtgatcaaagtgtttggaaaagaagtatgagtcatgaaacaaaaggtagcattctcaacttcttttGAGTACCTATTAACATTTTATACAAACGATacgaataaaatttataaatccgGAAACCAGGCTTATAAGTGGTGCCCAAACACCTCTTCACTTAATCATGTTGCATGTATTTCTAAAATCTTTCCCGGATAattttaggggccgtttggttcgaGTTAAGGAAACGGAATGAAATTCAGAAAGGGAAACGAAGAGAAAAGAAAGGAATGATGCTGAATTGTattacctgtttggttttgatctggaaacggaatgaaaatttatatgattattcctatatttaatttttaaatattaaataatatcaaaagagtcaaatatattcacgtttataatttgatatattttatcatttaaaaatttcattaactttaaaaatatcttgacttataaattatattaaaattatttttaatatgtaaaaaactaaattaaaatttagttttgatcttcaaaaatattttacattttattttttaatgttaatgatttttgaaataaattataagtgaaaataaaataagaatgagaaaagggaaaagaaatacCTGGTGGGGGGTGGATCAGGAGGGATCTGGGGTAAacctaaaactaaaacaagGCAAAGGGAATGGCAgattttataaaacaaacaacaacaaaggGAATGAGACGAGTTGTTTCCCTTTCTCTTTGTCAGTTaccccaaaccaaacggtcccTTAGTGTATAACTGATAATCCGTGCTTTGTAAGAAAAAACGAAaccatttctttatttttgtttttgttacttcacatgtatcattaatacaatttttaatttgtCATGGCAGATTAAAAAGAATTGGTTCACAAACGAGTCTGTAGAAAATTTctgttaaaatattaagaataagttttttgaaataatatgttTCTTGGTAGTGTTATTCTTTAATTTAGTCGAAGAAGATTTTctaatttcatttaatttagGTACGGATGGTTCAAGTTTATAAGTGAACAATCCCATCTTAGAAggagctattaaccaaaaaacccaactaacttatcatttttttccaaaaaaccctttaaacttttattttcacGAACAACCCCAATCAACTTtactaaatatttgaaaaaaattaattagagtTACTTATAACTGGCTTGAATTAACTATAATTATCACATATCTTATTTGACAACATAATTACaattaatcataaaataaataaataaataattttttttattcaagccAAATAAAATCAAAGAACCACCCTCTCAAAGCTGCTCATCA
Protein-coding regions in this window:
- the LOC108204826 gene encoding LOW QUALITY PROTEIN: leucine-rich repeat receptor protein kinase HPCA1 (The sequence of the model RefSeq protein was modified relative to this genomic sequence to represent the inferred CDS: inserted 8 bases in 8 codons; substituted 2 bases at 2 genomic stop codons) — encoded protein: MDNTIHKYVLVFFVRFLVIAAQDDSTILQSIKSQWVNTPPSWVGSDPCGNNWEGIACTDSRVTSITLASTNLKGELSGDITNLSELKILDLSYNKDLTGSLPTTIGNLKNLKNLILVGCGFTGLIPESIGFMQELVYLSLNLNSFSGHIPASIGIVKALLVGSADNKLSGEIPVSGESKPGLDLLVHAKHFTLEKNQLSGVIPPKXFSSKMSLIHVYVPSNSITGSFSTLGLVSTLEVVRLDRNSLSGPIPSNISNLITVNELHLCNNRLTGPLPDLSEMSFLTFCKDLSNNSFTVSDVPLWFTTLPSLTTLMMERTGLQGECPVALFSAPQLTTIILRHNQLNGTLDLGSSXSSNLKLVDLQAIQXLKXNQNLDTDNIVLVGNPVCEESGATESYCTVPXTHVQYTTQFNNCAPVACQADQINSPNCQCAXPYTGTLNFRAPSFSDYTNXTMYESLRDTMLHVLQTNLIPVDSISLKNPXKNLDNYLLINLEVFPSGVXRFNRTGISRIGFMLSNQTFKPPXRFGPFYFLADVYKYLPGGLLVAIKRAQQGSTRVALNLKLRSSFFLEFITECCRPRGFLFWQGEQMLIYEFIPNGTLKEVFQVIWDQGLKTNNILLDGTLNAKVADFGLSKLMGDAEKVM